In Pseudomonadota bacterium, the following proteins share a genomic window:
- a CDS encoding DsbA family protein, whose protein sequence is MRRLETPAGEAWRELVEAPIALIVLAKSTCPVCRAWTEELSAFLETDRRWTELRVGRIFLYEEDDRSEEAADDEEEDGTPDAIARALTAATGPRGGFARANRDWLGEVQDLPHNVLYVRGERVKSWPGAGLDRLINRLEGIAG, encoded by the coding sequence ATGAGGCGACTGGAGACACCCGCGGGGGAGGCCTGGCGCGAGCTCGTCGAGGCGCCGATCGCCCTGATCGTGCTCGCCAAGTCCACGTGCCCCGTGTGCAGGGCGTGGACCGAGGAGCTGTCCGCTTTCCTCGAGACCGACCGCCGGTGGACGGAGCTGCGCGTGGGCAGGATCTTCCTCTACGAGGAGGATGACCGGTCCGAGGAAGCCGCGGACGACGAGGAGGAGGACGGCACGCCAGACGCCATCGCCCGCGCCCTCACCGCCGCGACCGGGCCGCGCGGCGGCTTCGCGCGCGCGAACAGGGACTGGCTCGGCGAGGTGCAGGACCTGCCGCACAACGTCCTCTACGTGCGCGGCGAGCGGGTCAAGTCCTGGCCCGGCGCCGGCCTCGACCGGCTGATCAACCGCCTCGAAGGGATCGCGGGCTAG
- a CDS encoding GIY-YIG nuclease family protein, with the protein MKVIYKITYPNGKIYVGKDLTDSINYFGSANGSLIAEDFTREQRRDFSIRREIIWESETATDSEVAMKEAELIRKHRANDPAVGYNRWPKFREGDVS; encoded by the coding sequence ATGAAAGTGATCTACAAAATCACGTACCCGAACGGGAAGATCTACGTCGGCAAGGATCTGACCGACAGCATCAACTACTTCGGAAGCGCCAACGGCAGCCTCATCGCCGAGGACTTCACCAGGGAGCAGCGCCGTGACTTCTCGATCCGGAGGGAGATCATCTGGGAGTCCGAGACCGCGACCGACAGCGAGGTCGCGATGAAGGAAGCGGAGCTGATACGCAAACACAGGGCGAATGATCCGGCGGTCGGATACAATCGGTGGCCCAAGTTTCGTGAGGGGGATGTCTCATAG
- a CDS encoding peroxiredoxin, with product MAPGSLQRGESWLPSSGGEAKRNALARREGTMSLVGQKAPEWTAVAHVNGVQKTLCGADFAGRWYVLYWYPMDFTFVCPTEIKGFQKLLGDFEDEKVAVIGASTDSFYTHKAWFADRETFPQEITHPIVADTSHSLSRAFGVLKEDQGVAFRATAVVDGQGVVRAVSVNDLSVGRNPQEVLRTVQALLSGGLCGAGWKKGDKFVG from the coding sequence ATGGCGCCGGGCTCCTTGCAACGCGGCGAGTCGTGGCTACCTTCTTCTGGCGGCGAGGCGAAGCGGAACGCGCTCGCGCGGAGGGAGGGGACGATGAGCCTGGTCGGACAGAAGGCACCCGAATGGACCGCGGTCGCCCACGTGAACGGCGTGCAGAAGACCCTCTGCGGCGCCGACTTCGCGGGGCGATGGTACGTCCTCTATTGGTACCCCATGGACTTCACCTTCGTCTGCCCGACGGAGATCAAGGGCTTCCAGAAGCTGCTCGGCGACTTCGAGGACGAGAAGGTCGCGGTGATAGGCGCCAGCACCGACTCCTTCTACACGCACAAGGCCTGGTTCGCCGACCGCGAGACCTTCCCCCAGGAGATCACGCACCCGATCGTGGCCGACACGAGCCACTCGCTGAGCCGCGCCTTCGGCGTGCTCAAGGAGGATCAGGGCGTCGCCTTCCGCGCCACCGCCGTCGTCGACGGCCAGGGCGTCGTGCGGGCGGTGAGCGTCAACGACCTCTCGGTCGGCCGCAACCCGCAGGAGGTCCTGCGGACCGTGCAGGCGCTCCTGAGCGGCGGCCTGTGCGGCGCCGGCTGGAAGAAGGGCGACAAGTTCGTGGGGTAG
- a CDS encoding restriction endonuclease yields MTLRPFPGGHGVLAVNPLVTFKVLFQCKRYKDGRQVNVSQVRDFRGAMAGRADKGIILTTGTFTSDARKESTRDGVPPIELVDQDKLVAMFELAEIGLRPKKTFDVDVAFFEEFRK; encoded by the coding sequence ATGACCTTGAGACCTTTTCCGGGCGGCCACGGCGTGCTGGCGGTCAACCCGCTCGTGACGTTCAAAGTGCTCTTCCAGTGCAAGCGTTACAAGGACGGGCGGCAGGTGAACGTGAGCCAGGTCCGTGACTTCAGAGGCGCAATGGCGGGCCGAGCGGACAAGGGCATCATCTTGACGACGGGCACCTTCACATCTGATGCGCGGAAGGAATCGACCCGTGACGGCGTGCCGCCGATCGAGCTGGTCGACCAGGACAAGCTTGTCGCCATGTTCGAGCTTGCCGAGATCGGCCTCCGGCCGAAGAAAACCTTCGATGTCGATGTAGCGTTCTTCGAGGAGTTCCGAAAGTGA